Proteins encoded in a region of the Panicum hallii strain FIL2 chromosome 3, PHallii_v3.1, whole genome shotgun sequence genome:
- the LOC112883953 gene encoding uncharacterized protein LOC112883953, whose translation MMSPASTHLLPSAAAVSLLPHRVSLQLSCATGWRSRSRRLAVVRAATAEAAAPAYTSDSLILYFKAEGTMEERAIPKITETLEAMEGVKDLEVLMEEGIASVVLTKETTVQATGVASNLVEAIQGAGFKLQTLSLSFDDFDEAKTGVGGGVQPSDFWARPEQPALPILSGCWHKLEYLMFGTGPWPVLNYRVYTH comes from the exons ATGATGTCGCCGGCGTCCACCCACctgctcccctccgccgccgcggtaTCCCTTCTCCCTCACCGCGTCTCCCTTCAGCTCTCCTGCGCCACTGGGTGGAGGAGCAGAAGCCGCCGCCTGGCGGTGGTGCGCGCGgccacggcggaggcggcggcgcccgcctaCACCTCCGACTCCCTCATCCTCTACTTCAAGGCGGAGGGCACCATGGAAGAGAGggccattcccaagatcactgAAACACTCGAG GCTATGGAGGGGGTCAAGGACCTTGAGGTGCTCATGGAAGAAGGCATTGCAAGTGTTGTG TTAACAAAGGAGACAACAGTACAAGCTACCGGAGTGGCCTCGAACCTAGTGGAAGCCATCCAGGGAGCTGGGTTCAAGCTGCAAACACTAAGCCTCAGCTTCGATGATTTCGATGAGGCAAAAACGGGAGTTGGAGGTGGCGTTCAACCCAGCGA CTTTTGGGCCCGGCCCGAACAGCCTGCGCTTCCTATCCTTTCGGGTTGTTGGCATAAATTGGAATACCTTATGTTTGGCACTGGACCTTGGCCTGTTTTAAATTACAGAGTATATACCCACTAG